A region from the Leeia speluncae genome encodes:
- the fliI gene encoding flagellar protein export ATPase FliI yields the protein MPYEFSDFKSYLSHSMTALQDVSPWQSYGRLVKASGLVLEASGLRLPVGASCIVEAGDLRIEAEVVGFSGDRLFLMPLSDAYGLEAGARVVPVEALGQHTPTFGKAYLRAASAEDKGRQVPVGEGLLGRVLDGVGQPLDGKGKLDIERMVSLTTKPFNPMERAPVRQVLDVGVRAINAMLTVGQGQRLGLFAGSGVGKSVLLGMMARYTAADRVVVGLIGERGREVKDFIENILGEVGLRRSVVVAAPADAPPLMRLHGASYATRLAEYFRDQGHNVLLIMDSLTRYAMAQREIALAIGEPPATKGYPPSVFAKLPRLVERAGNGSPDSGSITAFYTVLSEGDDQQDPIADSARAILDGHFVLTRQLADQGHYPAIDIEQSISRVMTDIIQPEELQQVRQFKYLYSRYQRNRDLINVGAYVRGSDPILDRAMALIPSMDAFLRQDIHQQENYLSARAHLAALYKQMV from the coding sequence ATGCCTTACGAATTCTCTGATTTTAAATCTTACCTATCCCATTCAATGACGGCGCTGCAGGATGTTTCTCCGTGGCAGTCTTATGGTCGCCTAGTCAAAGCCTCTGGTTTGGTCTTGGAAGCCTCTGGTCTTCGCTTGCCTGTGGGGGCGAGTTGTATCGTAGAGGCGGGCGATCTTCGCATTGAAGCAGAGGTTGTGGGATTTTCGGGTGATCGCCTATTCTTGATGCCATTATCGGATGCCTACGGTTTGGAGGCCGGGGCCCGTGTCGTACCTGTAGAGGCATTAGGGCAGCATACTCCCACTTTTGGTAAGGCTTATCTTCGTGCCGCTTCCGCTGAAGATAAAGGGCGCCAGGTGCCAGTGGGTGAAGGGTTGCTTGGTCGGGTGTTGGATGGTGTTGGTCAGCCATTAGATGGTAAGGGTAAGCTAGATATTGAGCGAATGGTGTCATTAACCACGAAGCCATTTAACCCAATGGAACGAGCGCCTGTTCGGCAGGTGCTGGATGTTGGTGTGCGGGCAATTAACGCAATGCTGACTGTTGGGCAAGGGCAGCGATTGGGCTTGTTTGCGGGCTCTGGTGTCGGTAAGAGTGTCCTTTTGGGGATGATGGCTCGCTACACTGCAGCTGATCGAGTAGTGGTTGGTTTGATTGGTGAGCGCGGTCGTGAGGTAAAGGACTTTATTGAAAACATTCTCGGTGAAGTGGGGCTGCGACGATCTGTGGTGGTGGCCGCACCTGCGGATGCTCCGCCTTTAATGCGTCTGCATGGGGCGAGTTACGCAACGAGATTAGCCGAGTATTTTCGTGATCAAGGTCATAATGTACTTTTGATTATGGATTCCTTAACTCGTTATGCCATGGCGCAGCGTGAGATTGCACTAGCAATTGGCGAACCCCCGGCCACAAAGGGGTATCCTCCATCTGTATTTGCAAAATTGCCCCGCTTGGTTGAGCGTGCAGGGAATGGCTCTCCTGATTCTGGTTCGATTACCGCCTTTTACACTGTGCTATCTGAAGGGGATGATCAGCAAGATCCTATTGCCGATAGTGCTAGGGCGATTCTTGATGGTCACTTTGTCTTAACGCGGCAATTGGCTGATCAAGGGCATTATCCTGCAATTGATATTGAGCAGTCTATTAGTCGTGTGATGACTGATATTATCCAACCAGAAGAGTTGCAGCAGGTGCGACAATTTAAATATCTGTATTCGCGATATCAGCGAAATAGAGATTTAATTAATGTCGGCGCCTACGTACGTGGTTCAGATCCTATTCTCGATCGTGCAATGGCACTCATTCCTTCAATGGATGCATTTTTGCGCCAAGATATTCATCAGCAAGAGAATTACTTGTCTGCTAGAGCGCATCTTGCTGCGTTATATAAGCAAATGGTGTAA
- a CDS encoding FliH/SctL family protein codes for MSNRVIPAEMLTQYQRWEMSPIFEGVAPASPQPVVEVEELVAESIAPELVEDSSVDLSEELIEAQNYPTPEELESIHQAAFEDGYQAGLSQAQDEITVLKSQLESLIGQLDFQFSTMQIQLADDLVELSVRLAEQVLRQTLVDEPARLGPIVQEAISASPFLGTNPRILMHPDDVLLLQDRLNLTLPDGSKWQLIPDGQINRGDCRLLAAEGEVDLSLEIRWKRVLAALGR; via the coding sequence TTGTCGAATAGAGTCATTCCAGCTGAAATGCTGACTCAGTATCAAAGATGGGAAATGTCGCCTATTTTTGAGGGGGTGGCACCAGCCTCTCCACAACCGGTTGTGGAAGTGGAGGAGCTTGTTGCGGAGTCTATTGCGCCTGAATTGGTGGAGGATTCCTCAGTAGATCTTTCTGAGGAGTTAATCGAAGCGCAGAATTACCCCACGCCAGAAGAATTGGAGTCGATTCATCAAGCTGCATTTGAAGATGGCTACCAAGCGGGTCTCTCTCAAGCGCAAGATGAAATTACTGTGCTCAAATCTCAGCTCGAGTCTCTCATCGGACAGCTCGATTTTCAATTTAGCACGATGCAAATTCAATTGGCAGATGATTTGGTCGAGTTGTCGGTTCGGTTGGCAGAGCAAGTGCTAAGACAAACCTTAGTCGATGAGCCAGCTCGCTTAGGGCCGATTGTTCAAGAAGCGATCAGTGCATCTCCATTTCTGGGTACTAACCCACGTATTTTAATGCACCCTGATGATGTGCTGCTGCTACAAGACCGCTTAAATCTCACGTTGCCAGATGGCAGTAAATGGCAATTAATTCCTGATGGTCAAATTAATCGTGGAGATTGCCGATTATTGGCGGCCGAAGGTGAGGTTGATTTGTCCCTTGAGATTCGATGGAAGCGCGTTCTCGCTGCGCTTGGTCGATAA
- a CDS encoding c-type cytochrome: MKKIFISLGVILSTALLLSACHSEDPNSPVSMRKHVFKQMLSSKEVLFKIASGQKGFDAKLALTEVNALNALSDQPWKYFSEEFKSAGNGAAKDNVWTNKALFQQKVTAFKGAVSNMKQVMAADRVDFVTFKKAYHDLENTCAQCHQQFRDF; this comes from the coding sequence ATGAAAAAGATTTTCATATCACTTGGCGTGATATTGAGTACGGCTTTGCTGTTGTCTGCTTGTCATTCTGAAGACCCGAATTCTCCTGTTTCAATGCGTAAGCACGTATTTAAACAAATGCTTTCCTCAAAGGAAGTGTTGTTTAAAATAGCGAGTGGTCAAAAGGGTTTTGATGCAAAGTTGGCGTTGACTGAGGTGAATGCGCTAAACGCACTTTCCGATCAGCCTTGGAAATACTTTAGTGAAGAGTTTAAATCTGCAGGAAATGGTGCAGCTAAAGATAATGTTTGGACGAACAAGGCATTGTTTCAGCAAAAAGTAACTGCATTTAAAGGGGCTGTTTCAAATATGAAGCAAGTGATGGCGGCAGATCGTGTGGATTTTGTTACCTTTAAAAAGGCATATCACGACCTAGAAAATACCTGTGCCCAGTGCCATCAGCAATTTAGAGATTTTTGA
- the fliG gene encoding flagellar motor switch protein FliG, which yields MSEEGVRRSAILLMSLGEEEAAEVFKYLGPKEVQKLGFAMAEMDGVTQEEVEGILKEFRASTLNRANLGAADEYIRSVLTRALGTDKAANLLDRILQGGDNNGIESLKWMDSSSVAELIKNEHPQIIATILVHLEQDQAAEILSCFTERLRNDVLLRVATLEGVQPSALRDLNEVLTQLLSGSDKIKKSALGGVKTAAEILNFMGAVVETSAIQAIREYDPELAQKIQDKMFVFENVIDIDDRGIQLLLREVQSDSLVLALKGTSQALRDKIFKNMSQRAAEMLRDDFEAKGPVRLSEVEAEQKEILKVVRRLADEGQIVLGGKGGDEGLVE from the coding sequence ATGAGTGAAGAAGGTGTTCGACGTAGTGCCATTCTTTTAATGAGTCTTGGTGAAGAAGAGGCTGCTGAAGTTTTTAAGTATTTGGGCCCAAAAGAGGTTCAGAAGCTTGGTTTTGCGATGGCGGAAATGGATGGTGTCACGCAAGAAGAAGTAGAAGGTATTTTAAAAGAATTTAGAGCGTCGACATTAAACCGTGCAAATCTGGGGGCGGCAGACGAATATATTCGTTCTGTGCTGACTCGTGCACTAGGCACCGACAAAGCAGCAAACTTGCTCGATCGTATCTTGCAAGGTGGCGATAATAACGGGATTGAGAGTCTTAAGTGGATGGACTCCTCTTCCGTTGCTGAGTTGATTAAAAATGAGCACCCCCAGATTATTGCAACGATTCTAGTTCACTTAGAGCAAGATCAGGCAGCCGAAATTTTATCTTGTTTTACTGAGCGTTTAAGAAATGATGTCTTGCTACGGGTGGCGACTCTGGAGGGTGTTCAGCCTTCTGCATTGCGAGACCTGAATGAAGTATTGACTCAGTTACTTTCAGGTTCTGACAAGATTAAGAAGAGTGCACTGGGTGGTGTTAAGACCGCGGCAGAAATCCTTAACTTTATGGGGGCGGTGGTTGAAACTTCGGCTATTCAGGCTATTCGTGAGTACGACCCTGAGCTAGCTCAGAAAATTCAAGACAAAATGTTTGTCTTTGAGAATGTTATTGATATTGATGATCGCGGAATTCAATTGTTGCTTCGTGAAGTGCAGTCCGACTCGCTCGTCTTGGCGCTAAAAGGTACAAGCCAAGCGTTGCGCGATAAAATTTTCAAAAACATGTCGCAACGTGCCGCTGAAATGTTGAGAGATGATTTTGAGGCAAAAGGGCCTGTACGGTTGTCTGAAGTTGAGGCTGAACAAAAAGAAATTCTTAAAGTGGTTCGCCGTTTAGCTGATGAAGGTCAAATTGTGCTAGGTGGTAAGGGCGGAGACGAAGGTCTTGTCGAATAG